From one Sphingomonas xanthus genomic stretch:
- a CDS encoding NADP-dependent oxidoreductase, with product MAKAWHLMQRPKGIPTTEDIVLKDLALPDFAEGMVHVRNRWLSVDPYMRGRMNDVKSYVPPFALDAPMEGGAVGEVIESRDPAFQPGDQVLHMAGWRDEAVLPAASLNKLPAIPGVESQAFLGNLGLTGGTAYFGLLEAASAKEGDIVFVSAAAGAVGSAVVQIAKAKGMTVIGSAGGRDKCDFVTSLGADAVVDYKAGSLLKQLSEAAPKGIDVYFDNVGGDHLDAALALARKDARFAICGMIEGYNEAQPTCLKYIMRVIAMRVRLQGFIYTDYMSQMGDFYRDMGGWIASGKVTSRDTVMVGLDKTLDAFLGLFSGANTGKMLVRL from the coding sequence ATGGCCAAGGCCTGGCACCTGATGCAGCGCCCCAAGGGAATCCCGACCACCGAGGACATTGTCCTGAAGGACCTTGCCCTGCCCGACTTCGCTGAAGGCATGGTGCATGTCCGCAACCGCTGGCTTTCGGTCGATCCCTACATGCGCGGGCGCATGAACGACGTGAAAAGCTATGTGCCGCCCTTCGCGCTGGATGCCCCGATGGAAGGCGGCGCCGTCGGCGAGGTGATCGAAAGCCGCGATCCGGCATTCCAGCCCGGCGACCAAGTGCTTCACATGGCTGGTTGGCGTGACGAGGCAGTGCTTCCGGCGGCAAGTCTCAACAAGCTGCCCGCAATTCCGGGCGTCGAATCACAGGCCTTCCTTGGCAATCTCGGCCTGACCGGCGGCACCGCCTATTTTGGCCTGCTCGAGGCGGCTTCGGCCAAGGAGGGCGATATCGTCTTTGTTTCGGCGGCCGCGGGCGCGGTCGGATCGGCGGTGGTACAGATCGCCAAGGCCAAGGGGATGACGGTGATCGGTTCGGCCGGCGGCAGGGACAAGTGCGACTTCGTCACGTCGCTCGGCGCCGACGCGGTGGTCGACTACAAGGCCGGTTCGCTACTGAAGCAGCTCAGCGAGGCCGCGCCGAAGGGCATCGACGTCTATTTCGACAATGTCGGCGGGGACCATCTCGACGCGGCGCTGGCGCTCGCCCGCAAGGACGCGCGCTTCGCCATTTGCGGAATGATCGAGGGCTATAACGAGGCCCAGCCTACCTGCCTTAAATATATCATGCGGGTTATCGCGATGCGCGTCCGCCTGCAGGGCTTCATCTACACCGATTATATGAGTCAGATGGGCGACTTTTACCGCGACATGGGCGGATGGATCGCCAGCGGAAAGGTCACATCGCGCGATACGGTGATGGTGGGGCTGGACAAGACGCTCGACGCCTTCCTCGGCCTGTTCAGCGGCGCGAATACCGGAAAGATGCTGGTGCGCCTTTAA
- a CDS encoding ATP-dependent Clp protease proteolytic subunit, translating into MARDEASSSIPQAVRDALPAPADIMLTGEVGDPMVKSFLDQLEKVRGKDGDIVVCCTTPGGDAEMARRIVLELEQLSSSATAEVYFLGKSVVYSAGVSIMSAFPCSHRFLTRDTMLLIHGRQMTDTIEIDGPIRAAKKRVEALLHQIEVGMELEVSGFERLVRGSRLSVDELLEKGGNNWYLNAQEAVERKLVAGIL; encoded by the coding sequence ATGGCTCGCGACGAAGCGTCTTCATCCATTCCGCAGGCAGTGCGCGACGCCTTGCCCGCACCGGCGGACATCATGCTTACGGGGGAAGTTGGCGACCCGATGGTCAAATCCTTTCTCGATCAACTCGAGAAGGTTCGCGGAAAGGATGGCGACATTGTCGTCTGTTGCACGACCCCGGGCGGCGATGCCGAAATGGCGAGGCGTATCGTCCTGGAGCTCGAACAGCTCAGTTCAAGTGCCACGGCCGAAGTCTATTTCCTGGGAAAGAGCGTCGTCTATTCGGCCGGCGTTTCGATCATGTCGGCCTTTCCATGCTCGCACCGTTTCCTGACCAGGGACACGATGCTCCTGATCCACGGAAGGCAGATGACAGACACGATCGAGATCGATGGACCGATCCGTGCTGCGAAGAAGAGAGTCGAGGCGCTCCTCCACCAGATCGAGGTCGGCATGGAGCTGGAAGTGAGCGGGTTCGAAAGGCTGGTCAGGGGAAGCAGGCTTAGCGTCGATGAACTGCTCGAGAAGGGCGGTAACAACTGGTATTTGAACGCGCAGGAGGCGGTCGAACGAAAACTGGTCGCCGGGATATTGTAG
- a CDS encoding Crp/Fnr family transcriptional regulator: MTQSPEHPLAPLIQKLEYSGPLSSDDRNAILALPYTLKSFEPHSYIVRHGDRPAYSCLLRSGFAFRHKVVADGGRQICSIHMKGDIVDLQNCLLGYADHNVQVLTHAEVALIPCKAVREITVERPAVGLAMWSDTLVDGSIFREWVTNVGRRQARRRLAHLLCEFSLRLEAAGLGARDHYVLPMTQEQLADCTGLTPVHVNRTLRQMDLDGLLERTNRAVTVNDWKRLAEVGDFRTDYLHLREDQLQIAQ, translated from the coding sequence ATGACTCAATCGCCCGAACATCCGCTCGCTCCGCTGATCCAGAAGCTCGAATATTCCGGACCGCTTTCGAGCGACGACCGCAATGCCATTCTGGCGCTGCCTTACACGCTGAAGTCGTTCGAGCCGCATTCCTACATCGTGCGGCATGGGGACAGGCCGGCCTACTCCTGCCTTCTTCGAAGCGGCTTCGCATTTCGTCACAAGGTGGTCGCCGACGGCGGCAGGCAGATTTGTTCAATCCATATGAAGGGCGACATCGTCGACCTGCAGAATTGCTTGTTGGGCTACGCCGATCACAATGTTCAGGTGCTGACCCACGCCGAAGTTGCCTTAATCCCGTGCAAGGCCGTCCGGGAAATCACGGTTGAACGCCCCGCCGTCGGACTCGCCATGTGGTCCGATACGCTGGTCGACGGCTCGATCTTTCGGGAATGGGTCACCAATGTCGGAAGACGCCAGGCCCGCCGCCGCCTGGCGCACCTGCTTTGCGAATTCTCCCTGCGCCTTGAAGCAGCCGGGCTGGGAGCCCGCGACCATTATGTCTTGCCGATGACGCAGGAACAATTGGCGGACTGCACGGGCCTGACGCCCGTGCACGTCAATCGCACCCTTCGGCAAATGGATCTCGACGGCCTTCTTGAACGGACCAATCGCGCCGTGACTGTCAATGACTGGAAAAGGCTCGCCGAAGTCGGAGATTTCCGGACTGACTATCTTCACCTTCGGGAAGACCAGCTTCAAATAGCCCAATAG
- a CDS encoding DUF2171 domain-containing protein, with protein MTYDRYESRRGWRDPRSRQDRYDRDDWRDERGFLDRAGDEIASWFGDDEAERRRRMDHRDDHPGAERNRYYTDRDREYGRGAFLSDDDFSRQDRSPKYRDEGYRRPYTGRFTGQRNYGSDDQYRSRAWSRSPNRDWDEERRSNFTGAASTGMHDPDYDEWRRRQIDALDRDYDEYRRENQSRFESEFSSWRDTRQTKRQMLSNVRENMEVVGSDNETVGRVDHVRGDRIVLTKDDSEDGRHHTLSCSLIDKVEGDRVILDKSAEEAKKQFSSEGRDRFLFENDRDREPGPHMLNRSFSGTY; from the coding sequence ATGACTTATGATCGATACGAAAGCCGTCGGGGCTGGCGCGATCCACGGTCCCGGCAAGACCGGTATGACCGCGATGACTGGCGCGACGAGCGCGGCTTCCTTGACCGTGCCGGCGATGAGATCGCCAGCTGGTTCGGCGACGACGAGGCCGAGAGGCGCCGCAGGATGGACCACCGCGACGATCATCCAGGGGCCGAACGCAACCGTTACTACACCGATCGCGACCGCGAATATGGTCGCGGCGCATTCCTTAGCGACGATGATTTCTCGCGCCAGGACCGCTCGCCCAAATATCGCGACGAAGGCTATCGCCGGCCCTATACGGGCCGCTTTACCGGCCAGCGCAACTATGGATCAGACGACCAATACCGTTCGCGCGCCTGGTCGCGTTCGCCCAATCGCGATTGGGACGAGGAACGGCGCAGCAACTTCACCGGCGCCGCGTCGACCGGCATGCACGACCCCGACTATGACGAATGGCGCAGGCGGCAGATCGACGCGCTCGATCGCGACTATGACGAATATCGCCGCGAGAACCAGAGCCGGTTCGAGAGCGAATTTTCAAGCTGGCGAGACACCCGCCAGACTAAGCGCCAGATGCTCAGCAACGTCCGCGAAAATATGGAGGTCGTCGGATCCGACAATGAAACAGTCGGCAGGGTCGACCATGTTCGCGGTGATCGCATCGTCCTGACCAAGGATGACAGTGAGGACGGGCGCCACCACACGCTCAGCTGCTCACTGATCGACAAGGTCGAGGGCGACCGGGTCATCCTCGACAAGTCGGCCGAGGAGGCGAAGAAGCAATTCTCTAGCGAGGGCCGCGACCGCTTCCTGTTCGAGAATGATCGCGACCGCGAGCCCGGCCCGCACATGCTGAACCGCAGCTTCTCGGGCACCTACTAA
- a CDS encoding CinA family protein produces MAEAATLHPAIPGSTSDLAVQLLHRADAAGLKLAAAESCTGGLLASLLTDVEGFGHCFDRGFVCYSEDSKCEQLGVSPRLIAEHDAVSKSVAIAMAEGALQRSGADIAVAVTGFAGRGGEGDEPGLVHFACARRSGATWHLEEHFGDIGRGEVRLKTIDRALKLMLDVVGQPGGSARLAGKLLR; encoded by the coding sequence ATGGCCGAAGCCGCAACGCTCCATCCAGCAATCCCCGGAAGCACCAGCGACCTTGCGGTCCAGCTCTTGCACCGCGCCGATGCCGCCGGCCTGAAACTGGCGGCGGCGGAGAGCTGCACCGGCGGGCTGCTGGCCTCGCTGCTGACTGACGTCGAAGGCTTTGGCCACTGTTTCGACCGGGGTTTCGTCTGCTATTCGGAGGATTCCAAGTGCGAGCAGTTGGGCGTCAGCCCCCGGCTGATCGCGGAACATGACGCGGTAAGCAAATCTGTCGCGATCGCCATGGCCGAAGGCGCGCTCCAAAGGTCCGGCGCCGACATCGCGGTTGCCGTCACCGGCTTTGCCGGGCGCGGCGGCGAAGGCGATGAACCGGGACTGGTGCATTTCGCTTGCGCCCGCCGTTCGGGGGCGACCTGGCATCTTGAAGAACATTTTGGCGACATCGGGCGCGGCGAGGTGCGCCTCAAGACCATTGACCGCGCGCTCAAGCTCATGCTGGACGTGGTAGGTCAGCCCGGTGGGAGCGCCCGTCTCGCCGGTAAGTTACTGCGCTAA
- a CDS encoding Crp/Fnr family transcriptional regulator: protein MLRSPLSSAERKAVLSLPGKELRTSAHRDIVRPGHCSKFSSLVVDGLAGRFDQLANGHRQITALHIVGDFCDLHSVAVPQTGWGIESLTETVVRLVPHEALLALSDSSMAIAMAFWRDTVVDASVLAKWNSALGRRSAKSRLAHLLCEMSLRFQQAGLGTDSDFHFPITQAQLADVLGITAVHLNRTMQALRQDGLLTTKGPHYHLPDRARLCRIAEFDDRYLLLTRGP, encoded by the coding sequence TTGCTCCGTTCGCCCCTGTCCTCGGCCGAACGGAAGGCGGTCCTGTCGTTGCCCGGCAAGGAGTTGCGGACTTCCGCGCACCGGGACATCGTCCGGCCGGGCCATTGCTCGAAATTCTCGAGCCTCGTCGTGGACGGGCTGGCTGGACGTTTCGATCAGCTTGCCAACGGCCATCGCCAAATTACCGCGCTCCATATCGTGGGCGATTTTTGCGACCTCCATTCGGTCGCCGTACCGCAGACGGGATGGGGCATTGAATCGCTGACCGAGACCGTCGTCAGGCTGGTGCCGCACGAGGCCTTGCTTGCGCTGTCCGATTCCTCAATGGCGATCGCGATGGCATTCTGGCGCGACACCGTCGTTGATGCGTCGGTCCTGGCCAAGTGGAACAGCGCGCTTGGCCGGCGAAGTGCCAAGTCGCGCCTTGCCCATTTGCTCTGCGAAATGAGCCTCCGCTTCCAGCAGGCTGGCCTTGGTACAGATAGCGACTTTCATTTCCCGATCACCCAGGCCCAGCTTGCGGATGTGCTGGGGATCACCGCGGTCCATCTGAACCGGACGATGCAGGCGCTTCGCCAGGACGGGCTGCTGACAACGAAGGGCCCGCACTATCATTTGCCGGACCGGGCCCGGCTATGCCGGATTGCCGAATTCGACGACCGCTATCTGCTTTTGACGCGCGGACCGTAG